A window of Ptychodera flava strain L36383 chromosome 1, AS_Pfla_20210202, whole genome shotgun sequence contains these coding sequences:
- the LOC139139002 gene encoding tetraspanin-4-like yields the protein MVEGCARIVKFIVFFFNLLFWLVGLAVMSVGIWLRVSKGDYGTLVTSVPYASAANLIIAVGLIVMIIGFVGCLGAWKENKCLLMTFFILLLIIFIIEIAAGILGYVYRGKVEKYVKEDMMAGMANYDQAGQEGLTGTWDRLQTQEECCGVTDYRDWFTAFPNKNGTWLPDSCCKTVTDGCGMTYSNTTRGDFNLDKGCAEPLEKFLADNLYVIGGIGIAIAVIQLLGMIFALFLFCEVRKESGGKYA from the exons ATGGTTGAAGGGTGTGCAAGAATCGTGAAGTTTATCGTCTTCTTTTTCAACCTGCTCTTCTGG CTTGTTGGTCTTGCCGTAATGAGCGTTGGCATCTGGCTGCGTGTCAGCAAGGGAGACTATGGCACGTTAGTGACCAGTGTACCGTACGCCTCGGCCGCTAATCTCATCATCGCTGTCGGCCTCATCGTGATGATCATCGGCTTCGTTGGTTGCCTTGGTGCCTGGAAGGAGAACAAGTGTCTGCTCATGACA ttcttCATTCTCCTTCTGATCATCTTCATCATTGAAATTGCCGCTGGCATTCTGGGCTACGTCTACAGAGGAAAG GTGGAGAAGTATGTCAAGGAGGATATGATGGCTGGAATGGCAAACTACGACCAGGCAGGACAGGAGGGATTGACCGGCACGTGGGATAGACTCCAGACCCAG GAAGAGTGCTGCGGTGTGACTGACTACAGGGATTGGTTCACAGCCTTCCCAAACAAAAATGGCACTTGGCTGCCAGACTCCTGCTGCAAGACAGTCACTGATGGTTGTGGAATGACATACAGTAATACAACACGAGGAGATTTCAACCTTGATAAA GGTTGTGCTGAGCCTTTGGAGAAATTCCTTGCTGATAACCTGTATGTGATTGGTGGCATTGGTATTGCCATAGCTGTTATTCAG CTCCTGGGTATGATCTTTGCCCTGTTCTTGTTCTGCGAAGTGAGGAAAGAGTCTGGGGGAAAATACGCCTAG